One Nerophis lumbriciformis linkage group LG19, RoL_Nlum_v2.1, whole genome shotgun sequence DNA segment encodes these proteins:
- the LOC133618561 gene encoding uncharacterized protein, with amino-acid sequence MLQPPMMQTLILLVAACLASVLPTARGTSHLMFNASLPVSVTDAGCGESVLCLRTPNDCVPETDPSCLFVFLNATSMDSDSFDLFVGLRGSSAGNIALGLTNNASEGISQLFVCGNGNDSEFFFATRDRNNEDGVLTPNERNTTEIRGNTTDSLIECNFVIPNVNTTTKGEMLDGTTAVVLLGNGTATNSSMVNDFTIVMNFGRVNLTRADGNITMETLDINREGCGMTKICLESPDDCDPQMDDACLFTSVASQTQGMGPDFNLFVELSGIGGYIAIGLTGNISVGISTLYLCGINSSNANSFFFLTLDRNNSDGAFSQNTEEVEGLSYSVMDSSIQCSFTVPNANMALTREGTVSTLGSVLLGNGTLTDGNVDPLNVVADTRVNITTPNGTTPMLNINRDGCGVTLLCLEEPDDCDPESDDGCLFASINVTSTEPITATVRLSGNSSGYIAIGITPNMSEGTTLLFACVQNNGMAFFIVANLNNTDGSILADDREVDNIVMAQGTSIQCEFNFTNLEPRQILETGLAYILLGNGNFDGSKL; translated from the exons GTCTCTGTCACCGATGCGGGCTGCGGAGAATCCGTCCTGTGCCTGAGGACACCAAACGACTGTGTCCCTGAAACCGATCCATCGTGTCTGTTTGTGTTTTTGAACGCCACCTCAATGGACTCCGACAGCTTCGACCTGTTCGTCGGCCTCAGAGGATCCTCCGCCGGAAACATCGCCTTGGGACTCACCAATAATGCATCAGAG GGTATCTCCCAGCTTTTTGTGTGTGGAAACGGCAACGACAGCGAGTTCTTCTTCGCCACACGAGACCGAAACAACGAAGATGGAGTACTCACGCCAAATGAGAGG AACACGACAGAGATTCGGGGTAACACGACTGACTCCCTGATCGAATGTAACTTCGTCATTCCAAACGTCAACACCACCACCAAAGGGGAGATGTTGGACGGAACCACCGCCGTTGTCCTCCTGGGAAATGGAACAGCCACCAATTCAA GCATGGTCAATGACTTTACCATCGTTATGAACTTTGGCCGGGTGAATCTCACCAGAGCGGACGGTAACATCACTATGGAGACCCTAGACATCAACCGGGAAGGCTGTGGCATGACAAAAATATGCCTGGAGTCTCCGGACGACTGTGATCCTCAAATGGACGACGCTTGTCTGTTTACGTCTGTGGCTTCCCAAACACAGGGCATGGGGCCTGACTTCAACCTGTTTGTGGAACTCTCCGGAATTGGAGGATACATCGCCATAGGACTCACCGGGAATATATCTGTG GGCATCAGCACACTTTATTTGTGTGGAATAAACAGCAGCAATGCAAACAGTTTCTTCTTCCTCACACTGGACAGAAACAACTCCGATGGGGCTTTTTCCCAAAACACTGAG GAAGTAGAAGGCCTCAGCTATTCGGTGATGGACTCATCCATTCAATGTTCTTTCACCGTCCCAAATGCAAACATGGCTCTCACCAGAGAGGGAACAGTCAGCACTCTCGGCTCTGTATTGTTGGGAAATGGAACCTTGACTGACG GTAACGTTGATCCCCTTAATGTTGTTGCGGACACACGGGTGAATATCACCACCCCGAACGGTACAACCCCGATGTTGAACATCAACCGAGACGGCTGCGGTGTAACCCTTCTGTGCCTGGAGGAACCAGACGACTGCGACCCTGAATCCGACGATGGCTGTCTCTTCGCGTCTATCAACGTCACCAGTACTGAACCCATCACCGCGACTGTCAGGCTCAGTGGAAACTCGTCAGGATACATAGCAATTGGAATCACCCCGAACATGTCTGAG GGCACCACCTTGCTTTTTGCCTGTGTCCAAAACAATGGGATGGCTTTCTTCATAGTGGCGAACCTAAACAACACTGATGGGAGCATCCTTGCAGACGACAGG GAGGTGGATAATATTGTCATGGCGCAAGGCACATCCATCCAATGCGAGTTTAACTTCACCAATTTGGAGCCTAGACAGATTTTGGAGACCGGCCTTGCTTATATCTTGCTGGGAAATGGAAACTTTGATGGAAGTAAGTTATAA